In the genome of Quercus robur chromosome 3, dhQueRobu3.1, whole genome shotgun sequence, one region contains:
- the LOC126718104 gene encoding bidirectional sugar transporter N3-like codes for MISHPTLAFTFGILGNIISFLVFLAPVPTFYRIFKKKSTQGFQSVPYVVALFSSILWLYYAMLKKNAMLLITINSFGCVIEMIYIILYITYAPRAPGNSALKVFVSMNMGLFTSILLVTHFAVKEKFRVEFLGWVCVAISVSVFAAPLSIVAQVIRTRSVEFMPFNLSFFLTLSAIMWFAYGLFLKDICIAIPNIVGFVLGLLQMLLYAIYRNKKKVIEENKLPDQQLKNIAIISTLGTAEVFPVDIESYANGESVNNDAKEHEQLGELEKSMET; via the exons ATGATCAGTCACCCCACATTGGCATTTACCTTTGGGATCCTAG GTAATATTATTTCGTTCCTGGTATTCTTGGCTCCAGT GCCAACATTTTATcgaatttttaaaaagaaatcaacCCAAGGATTTCAATCGGTCCCTTATGTGGTGGCATTATTCAGTTCTATACTTTGGTTGTACTACGCGatgcttaaaaaaaatgctatgctTCTTATCACAATCAACTCATTTGGATGTGTGATAGAGATGATATATATCATCTTGTATATTACTTACGCACCAAGGGCTCCTGGG AACTCAGCTCTCAAAGTATTCGTTTCTATGAACATGGGTTTGTTCACCTCAATCCTTCTTGTCACACACTTTGCAGTGAAAGAAAAATTCCGGGTcgaatttttgggatgggtttgcGTTGCCATTTCTGTTAGTGTTTTTGCAGCACCCTTAAGCATTGTG GCACAAGTAATTCGAACTAGGAGTGTGGAGTTTATGCCatttaatttatcatttttcctCACATTGAGTGCCATAATGTGGTTTGCATATGGTTTGTTCCTCAAGGACATTTGTATTGCT ATTCCAAATATCGTGGGTTTTGTCTTGGGGCTACTTCAGATGCTGCTATATGCAATATACAGAAACAAAAAGAAGGTTATAGAGGAAAATAAACTGCCGGATCAACAGCTGAAAAATATTGCGATCATATCCACTTTAGGGACTGCTGAAGTGTTTCCAGTTGATATTGAATCATATGCTAATGGTGAGAGTGTGAACAATGATGCAAAGGAGCATGAACAACTAGGGGAGCTTGAGAAAAGCATGGAAACGTAG
- the LOC126718103 gene encoding delta(3,5)-Delta(2,4)-dienoyl-CoA isomerase, peroxisomal: MEKFKTLEILQKTPKSRVFHLYLNRPSHRNALSRDFFSEFPKALASLDQNPNVNVVVLSGVGNHFCAGIDLGTLGSFSENSDSDDRGRGGEKLRRHIKYLQDAVTAIELCRKPVIASIQGACIGGGIDIVTACDIRYCTDDAFFSVKEVDLAITADLGTLQRLPAIVGYGNAMELALTGRRFSGSDAKQLGLVSRSFGSKEEMDEAVRLIAEDIASKSPLAVTGTKAVLLRSRDMSVEQGLDYVATWNSAMLLSDDLTEAISAYTQKRKPVFAKL; encoded by the exons ATGGagaaattcaaaaccctagaaatctTGCAGAAAACCCCAAAATCCCGCGTCTTCCACCTCTACCTGAACCGTCCATCTCATCGCAACGCACTTTCACGTGACTTCTTCTCCGAATTCCCCAAAGCCCTCGCCTCCCTCGACCAAAACCCTAACGTCAACGTCGTAGTCCTCTCCGGCGTCGGAAACCACTTCTGCGCCGGGATCGACCTCGGAACCCTTGGCTCGTTCTCCGAAAATTCCGACTCCGATGACCGCGGGCGCGGCGGAGAGAAGCTCCGGAGACATATCAAGTACCTCCAGGACGCGGTCACCGCGATCGAGCTGTGCCGGAAGCCGGTGATTGCTAGCATCCAAGGGGCGTGCATTGGCGGTGGAATTGATATCGTGACCGCCTGTGACATAAGGTATTGTACGGACGACGCGTTCTTCTCGGTGAAGGAAGTTGATTTGGCGATCACCGCCGATCTCGGAACGCTTCAAAGGCTGCCGGCGATAGTCGGGTACGGTAACGCTATGGAGCTGGCTCTGACGGGTCGGAGGTTCTCGGGTTCGGATGCGAAGCAGTTGGGTTTGGTTTCTAGGAGTTTCGGATCCAAGGAGGAAATGGATGAAGCAGTGAGACTTATCGCTGAGG ATATTGCTTCCAAGTCTCCCCTAGCTGTCACGGGAACAAAAGCAGTGTTACTAAGAAGTAGGGATATGAGTGTGGAACAAGGGCTGGATTATGTTGCTACTTGGAACTCGGCTATGCTGTTGTCTGATGATTTAACGGAGGCAATCTCAGCATACACCCAGAAAAGAAAGCCTGTTTTTGCAAAGCTCTGA